The Eubacterium maltosivorans genome includes the window AGCTCAAATAGATTATAATGTTACAAGATACAATGAATGAGGTGTGACATGGGAATAGAAGACTATAATATATCAGAAGAAAATATGCCGGTGCACGTTGCCATTATTATGGACGGCAATGGGCGTTGGGCCAAACAGCGCAGAAAACCAAGGCTGTTTGGCCATAATGCCGGGATGAAGGCATTGCATAATACGGTGCACCTGGCCTCTGATATGGGAATAAAAATACTGACAGTGTACGCTTTTTCTACAGAAAACTGGAAGCGCAGTCAGGAAGAGGTCGACGGGCTAATGCGGATCGCTGTCGAATATTTTATGAAGGAAATCGCAGAGCTGCACCGCAACCATGTGAAGGTTCGGATCATCGGTGAAAAGAGCCGTCTACCGAAGGATGTTCAGAAATCAGCGGCTAACGCGGAGTCTCTGACAAAGGACAATGACGGTTTGATTTTAAACGTCGCTTTAAATTATGGCGGACGGGATGAAATTGTGCACGCGGTCAGGGAAATTATGGCGGAAGGGACAGCGCCGGAGGATGTGACTGAGGAGATGATCTCAGCCCACTTGTATACAAGAGATCTGCCGGACCCGGATATTATGATCCGGACCGGCGGAGAAAGCCGTCTCAGCAATTTTCTGCTCTGGCAGAACGCTTACACGGAGTTTTTCTTTGATGATATCTGGTGGCCGGATTTTGACGACGACGCCTTTTATAAGCTGATAGAGGCTTATCAGCAGAGAAACAGACGCTTCGGCACGGCTTAGGCGGGAGGTTGAGATGCAAAAGAGAGTATTGACGGCAGTTGTTGGATTGCCTGTTCTTTTCGGTTTGCTCTATCTGGGTGGTTACTTTCTCTTTGTGGCCTGTCTCGTGCTTTCTGGAGTTGCTTTGATTGAATTTTCAGGCGCCTTTAACCGGCAGCTTGAGAACAAGATCAGCCTGCCCTTTGTTGAGATTTTGAGTGTGATTATTCTGGTATCCATGAAGCTGGACTACTATTCGCTGGTTCCGACGCTCATGGTCGTCATGATCATTGTATTCTGTTTTGAAATATTAAATGGAAAAACAGATATTTACCGCGGGATTATAACGTTTTTTGGATTGATTTACATTCCAGTGCTGTTTGGTTATCTGATGATGTTTGAAAATATTAAGCTGGGCATCTACTATATGTGGATG containing:
- a CDS encoding isoprenyl transferase encodes the protein MGIEDYNISEENMPVHVAIIMDGNGRWAKQRRKPRLFGHNAGMKALHNTVHLASDMGIKILTVYAFSTENWKRSQEEVDGLMRIAVEYFMKEIAELHRNHVKVRIIGEKSRLPKDVQKSAANAESLTKDNDGLILNVALNYGGRDEIVHAVREIMAEGTAPEDVTEEMISAHLYTRDLPDPDIMIRTGGESRLSNFLLWQNAYTEFFFDDIWWPDFDDDAFYKLIEAYQQRNRRFGTA
- a CDS encoding phosphatidate cytidylyltransferase, with the translated sequence MQKRVLTAVVGLPVLFGLLYLGGYFLFVACLVLSGVALIEFSGAFNRQLENKISLPFVEILSVIILVSMKLDYYSLVPTLMVVMIIVFCFEILNGKTDIYRGIITFFGLIYIPVLFGYLMMFENIKLGIYYMWMVFVIAFSTDTAAYFVGRAIGKTKLAPEISPKKTIAGAVGGLITSAVCMVLYGVIMKFGFQMDLPVYLYAAVGFVGSIAGQCGDLTASMIKRKMGIKDFGKILPGHGGILDRFDSILFIIPLVYIFATYTAGLA